CTCTTGAGCCGCTTCCGTCATAACCACCTGCACCTCGGCGCCCTCTTTCACCAGTAATCGAACTAAAAAAGCCGCTTTATAGGCGGCTATGCTTCCACAAACTCCGAGGATTATCTTCTTTCCTGGAAGAGACAAAACAATTTTATTCTTCGGTGTTTTCTACCCGACGATGCATAACTTCTTCGTTAATAAACTCGTCGGTGGCCAGAATAGTGGGCTTAGGCATTCTTTCGTAGAACTTAGAAATCTCGATCTGTTCGCGATTTTCAAACACTTCTTCCAGATTATCAACGGTAGTAGCAAACTCAGCCAGCTTGCCGTTCAGTTCTTCTTTTAAGTTCACCGAAATCTGACGAGCACGCTTAGAAATAACAACAATTGATTCGTAGAGATTTCCGGTGGGAGCGGCTAACTTATCAGTATCGTGGGTAATAATAGAAGCGTTTACGTTGGGTTTCTTAATCATCAGAATAAAAATTAACTGTTATTATTTTCCTTTTGAACTTTACCCAAGCAAGATTCATAAATGGACTCAGCCTGCCCAATAAACCTACTTTGTGGGTACTTATCGATAAAGTTTTGGTAGAACTCAATGGTTGTGTAGTAGCGATCTCTTTGCTTAGTAATAACACTCTGCTCAGCCAACTGGTACTGAGCCGCTAGCTTATAATAACTCGCTGCTTCGTTCAGATCAGAGTCCGGATAATCTTTTTGAAAGTTGTCTAATGCGATAATGGCTGCTTCGTGTCGCCTAAGATCAAAATACTGCTTGGCATTCGCAAAAGCTTTGATTTCCAGCTTTTCCTGAAGATCATCCAGGATTGCTTCCGCCCGTTCTTTATAATCACTGTACGGATGCCGATTAATGAACCGCTGCATAGCATCAATGGCTTCTTTGGTGCTGCTTTGTTCTAAGCTAGGGTTCGGAGATTCTAGGTAGAGCGAGTAAGCGTGCATAAACATAGCTTCTTGCGCTTTTTCGCTTCGGGAGTAAGTTTCATAAAACTCTTTAAAGTAGTGAGCACTCAGAATATACTTGCGCTCGTAGTAATGGGCGTAAGCATAATAAAACTGAGCGTCTTCCGACTTTTGGGTACCCCGAATGATCGGCAGAACATTTTCCAGTAGTACGGTAGCTCGGTAGTAATCTTTTTCTTCGTAGTACTTTAAAGCAGCCTCGTATTGCTCTTCCCAACTCCCTTTCTTTAGTAAAGCGCGATAATCGCTACAGCCAAAGGAAATGGTACTAAGGAATAAAAAAACAGTAATATATTGTTTCAAATCGGCGTTTTTTCTAAAGTGCAAAGATAGAGCCTTGTCGCACCAATTGCAACCACCCAGTGCATCAACAAGTTCCAGATGTTTTAAAAACGAAGAAGAGAAGTGGCTTATTTCCTGACTACAAACTTTTTAGTGGTCACGCTCTGACCATTGAGCTGTAGCGTGTAGAAGTAGATACCGTTAGGAAACTCGTCAGTAGAGATTTTGAGATTGGTCTCCGCTTGGTCGAGTTGTAGTTTCAGTACCTGATCGCCTAAAATATTATGAACGCTAATGGTAGCCAGTTGCGATCCATCCTGAAGGTCATAATCAATAGAAGCCGTGCTAGCAACGGGGTTGGGGTACACTTTGCTAATCTGCAAAGCCTCATTGGCAAACAAAATGCCGTTCGGAAAGTCATTTTTGATATGATAGCGAAACCGCTCGGTTAGGGTTTCCGATGGATTTGCTATATCGTAAAGGGTCACGGTGAGTTCCCGCGTTAGCTCATCATACCCGGCATTAAAGTGGATACGTACATCGCGTAGTATTTCACCCGGATTCAGGGTGGTAACTTCTAAGGCACTAAATTGAGAAAAGCACTCGTCTCCAATGCAGATAGATGAAAGCTGATCATCCTTATGATAGGAGTCATTTAACTTAAGCCCGAGCCGGATAATGTGATCGCTGCTATTTTTCACCTGTAGCTCAGTTTCAACCGTGTTTCCGGTAGCTATTGACTCCTCTAAAATAGGATCTAATAGCGTAATACTCTGACCAAAAGTCAACGCAGAAACTGCTGTTAAAAGTGATATGAGTAAAAATAGTCGCACTAAACGTTATTGTTCTTTCAATATTTTATAAAAGTAACCGATTTTTTTTCTCATAAACAATTAAATACCCAAGATTTGTTACACTTCTCTCAATCAGACTAAGATGCATTCCTGACATAACCATAGTATTGCTTGGCGTTTATTATCCTCCATAATTTTGTTAACAGCCTTTTGTTGGGTTAGCAACGAGTACATTTTTGAAGAATATATTCTAAAAGGTACATTTACAGATTCCTTACCGGTTTGTATCTTCAAAATTTGAGGGCAAAGTGGGTTGGTTAGCATACTCAATCAGTTTGTATTATCTTCCCTGCCCATACCATTTTACTACACTACCAATAGATGTCTGTGATTAAAGGTCCTGGTATTTTTTTAGCGCAATTTCTAAACGAAAGTCCACCGTTCAATCAATTGGATACGATTAGTGCTTGGGCAGCCAATCTGGGCTACTGTGGTATTCAAATTCCTACTTGGGACACCAGGGTGATTGATTTGAGTCAAGCAGCTGATTCAAAAGACTACTGCGATGATTTGAAAGGAAAATTAGGTGAGCAAGGGATAGAAGTGGTTGAGCTGGCTTCCTATCTACAAGGGCAGGTAATGGCCATGCATCCGGCGTACGAGCGGTTGTTTCAACCATTTTATCCAGCAGGGCTGAGCGATCAACAACGGGTGGAGTGGGCGAGTGAGGAGCTTCGGAAAACTGTTCAAGCTTCAGTAAATATGGGCACGACGAATATTTCGGTACTATCGGGTGGGTTGGCCTGGCCGTATTTATACCCTTGGCCCCAGCGCTCAGGTGGACTGATTGAGGAAGCTTTTCAGGAATTATCTAAACGTTGGCTACCGTTACTGGATTACGCTTACGAAAATGGCGTAACGTTTGGCTACGAACTGCATCCGGGTTCTGATCTGTACGATGGAGCTACCTTCCAGCAGTTTCTAGAACATACCAATCAGCATCCGGCGGTTGGCATC
This region of Tunicatimonas pelagia genomic DNA includes:
- a CDS encoding DNA-directed RNA polymerase subunit omega; translation: MIKKPNVNASIITHDTDKLAAPTGNLYESIVVISKRARQISVNLKEELNGKLAEFATTVDNLEEVFENREQIEISKFYERMPKPTILATDEFINEEVMHRRVENTEE
- a CDS encoding outer membrane protein assembly factor BamD yields the protein MKQYITVFLFLSTISFGCSDYRALLKKGSWEEQYEAALKYYEEKDYYRATVLLENVLPIIRGTQKSEDAQFYYAYAHYYERKYILSAHYFKEFYETYSRSEKAQEAMFMHAYSLYLESPNPSLEQSSTKEAIDAMQRFINRHPYSDYKERAEAILDDLQEKLEIKAFANAKQYFDLRRHEAAIIALDNFQKDYPDSDLNEAASYYKLAAQYQLAEQSVITKQRDRYYTTIEFYQNFIDKYPQSRFIGQAESIYESCLGKVQKENNNS
- a CDS encoding T9SS type A sorting domain-containing protein; this encodes MRLFLLISLLTAVSALTFGQSITLLDPILEESIATGNTVETELQVKNSSDHIIRLGLKLNDSYHKDDQLSSICIGDECFSQFSALEVTTLNPGEILRDVRIHFNAGYDELTRELTVTLYDIANPSETLTERFRYHIKNDFPNGILFANEALQISKVYPNPVASTASIDYDLQDGSQLATISVHNILGDQVLKLQLDQAETNLKISTDEFPNGIYFYTLQLNGQSVTTKKFVVRK
- a CDS encoding sugar phosphate isomerase/epimerase family protein, which translates into the protein MSVIKGPGIFLAQFLNESPPFNQLDTISAWAANLGYCGIQIPTWDTRVIDLSQAADSKDYCDDLKGKLGEQGIEVVELASYLQGQVMAMHPAYERLFQPFYPAGLSDQQRVEWASEELRKTVQASVNMGTTNISVLSGGLAWPYLYPWPQRSGGLIEEAFQELSKRWLPLLDYAYENGVTFGYELHPGSDLYDGATFQQFLEHTNQHPAVGITYDPSHLLLQQLDYLEFINIFADRIKAFHVKDAEFNPTGLQGVYGGYQSWKERAGRFRSLGDGQVDFSRVFSLLTEHGYDGWAILEWECCVKSPEQGAKEGASFIQRHLIDATAQAFDDFAKSETDRTMNREILGLE